The Tripterygium wilfordii isolate XIE 37 chromosome 18, ASM1340144v1, whole genome shotgun sequence nucleotide sequence TAGGTCCGTCGCCTTTGCTTCTGTGCTTGATTTACTTGGATGTGAGCAACATAAAGAGCATCCACATCCAAACCTTTCACCTAGAGAATAACCAGCCAGCACACGCATCATTGCATTAGCAAGCAGAAATGAGGCTAAGGTTACAAGAAATCCAGGTGTAGTAATAATACCTCAGCATTGCTCTCAGCATTCTTGAGCAAATCaagaataaacttagcagactTCATAGGCCAGCGTCCTTGTCCATTTGAGTGACGGTTCTTCGCCTGAGCAGTTCGGCCCACACCGCGACAGAAACGCCTAAAGGGAATAGCTTGCTTATGGACAATCACATCCTCCAAGTAGCTTTTAGCCTTCACCAAGGCCAACTTCCTAATAGCATGGGCGGTCTCTCTAGTATTCTAGAAAGAGAAAAACAATATTAAATCATCGTAAATAAATATGCCAAGCATACCAACTACTCATAATCAAGCTGCTATATCATGTAAAAGACATAATCATACATTCGTAACCCTACAAATGATGTTGCAATAGACTGAAACCAATTATTCTGCATTACAACTACAATTTCTTCAATggctaaaaaataaatataaaattttccaaCATGTTCCACAATATGCAATCAGATCAACTACGTTGAGATGAAACAATCAGAAAAATCACTGCCGAATGGATGGGGAAAATAACCGTGTAGCTAATGGTCTCAATGAATGAGGctaaaaaacaacaatatgaaTCCTTAACATATAAAACTTAAGATAACGAATTTGAAACTCAAGACTAATGGACAGCTGAGTGAACAGTCCCCATAATCCTGACTAGTCGGCCAACAGAAGTTgcacaaaattgaaaacatcaCTTCAAAAAAGAGTAGCAAAAAAGAGCAAACCATCAACGAAAGCCTAACATAATTAATCCTCACACATCAGCGTACCTTAAAATGAACCCGAAGATCACTGCCCCTGGCTTTGCAGGCTGACATTCAAAAATTCAGAGAAAATTCAGAACCCCGATTGATTAGCTAAAAACTATGATTCTTCATATGTTTCTTAATGATAAGACAAATTCGATGATGAAGATCTATgaattttcaaatttgaaagaaaataaacagTAAAGTAGAATATAAACTTACACTTGGTAGGATTGCTTGGCTCCCTCGAGTACTTCACCTGaaacatcaaaaaataaaatcaaacaagaaaaataaatcaacagATCGAAGAAGTTTGGAAGTAGTTCATTGTCGCTTAGAAACCGAGATTTCGATATGACTCGTGCTTTAATGATAGACAAGCAAAGATGAGAAAGTTACTATCACTAACCATGACTGCCGCTTCTGCAAATTCTCGATCCCGAGCCAAAGATAGAGCGCAGCCAGAGAGTTCCACTGGTCTGCAGCTGAAGAGTTAAATTAAAACCCTACCAGTGTTTCTAGGGTTCACCTCACCTCTCGGCATTCCGCAGTTGGGCTTAGGCCTTTCCAAGATATTGGGCCTCATCGGGCTTTAAATGTTGAGCCCAATCAACACAACCAACTCAGATTATGAGGGCATTTCTGTCATTTGCTCACCCTGAAAAAGTAAGGGTAAATTGGGGCTTTAAAGAGTTTGAGCGAGCTCATCTTGTCGGATCCGATCTACCCAAAAACGTATAAGGTCACTGAAGAACCCAGTTGGCTTCCTAACCGTTCAAAGAGCAAAAgaaaacgagagagagagagagagagagacgggaAGAAATGGTGAAATGCACTGCAGGGCTACAATTTTTCTCGCAAGAATCTTCTGCTGAGTACGGTAAACTCATGTAGGTATAATCACCTCAGCTAGTGATCTTTATCGTTTGGGATTATTTAAACATTCTTGATCAAAATTAGAGGATTTTGATGGTTTATGCTCACTCGAACACTTCGAAGATCTGTTTTTTACATACGAAGACTCTAATTTTGTGTTTCTAGGGTTATTGAAGAACTTCATTTGCGTTTTTCATTTGCTTTTCGATGAGTGTAGTTTAGTGGTGGAAAGAGATTTTGGTTTGAGAATAGCTATGTCTATGAATAACAACAACCCAGCGAGGAATGTAGGGGCTCCGTCCCAATTTACCAATTTGGGGTCCTTGCCTGTGAACCACCAAGCACCTCACCTACTTTCACAGGCACAGGCTCAATCACAAGGTGTGTCTCACTTTCCTGGCCATTTTCAGGTGCCTGAGCCTCGAGCCCAGGCGCTTTCCTTCAATCAGGGGCATGTTCAGGCACAAACGCAGGCTGTTCATGCGCAGTACCAATCTCAGTTTCAAGCACAAAGCCAATCCCTTTCCCAATTGCAGAACCCCAATATTAGCAATGTTGGTGTCCCTTCACCTTCCAGTTCCTTACTTGGCACGGGAAGTGCCAAAAAGTCTTCCCAGAGACCTCCTTCTAGACCTGCGGGAGGTTCATCCAATGCCAACGTAGCTTCCCCATTCAAAACCATGGAGTTGACTCCAGCTGCACTTAGAAAGAAGAGGAAGTTTTCTGAGAAGCAATTACCTGATAACGTGTCTGCAATTTTACCGGAATCTGTGCTTTATACACAATTACTTGAATTGGAGGCTAGGATGGATGCTGCTATGACAAGAAAGAAGATGGACATTCAAGAGTCACTTAAAAACCCTTCCCGTGTGCGAAAAACGCTTCGCATTTATGTTTTCAATACCTTTGAGAATCAAGGACAAGAGTCTCTTGACAAAAAGAGTGCAGAGCCCCCTTCTTGGTCACTTAAGATTGTTGGAAGGATTTTGGAAGATGAAAAAGATCCTGTGGTGTCTGGAATGGTGCAGAAACCATACCTgaagttttcttctttctttaagAAAATTACAGTATACTTGGATCAGAGCCTTTATCCAGATAATCATGTAATCCTTTGGGAGAGTGCTCGATCTTCTGCAGTTCACGAGGGATTCGAGGTGAAGAGGAAAGGTGATAAGGAATTCACCGCGATGGTAAGGCTAGAAATGAATTATAAGCCTGAGAAATTTAAGCTTTCACCTGCTTTAACAGAAGCTCTTGGAATTGAGGTAGAAACCCGCCCAAGAATAATAGCTGCAATTTGGCACTATGTTAAGTCTAGGAGACTGCAAAACCCAAATGATCCAGCCACTTTTGTGTGTGATCCGCCCCTTCAAAAAGTATTTGGTGAAGACAAAATAAAGTTTGCAATGGTTTCCGAGAAAATATCACATCACTTAATTCCTCCACAGCCCATTCATTTGGAGCACAGGATCAAGTTATCAGGGAACTGCCCAGCTGGAACAACTTGTTACGATGTGTTAGTTGATGTGCCTTTTCCGTCACAAAAGGAATTATCAGCATTCTTGTCAATCATGGAAGGTCAGAAAGAAATAAATGCTTATGACGAATTGATTTCCCAGTCAATAAAGAAGTTAAATGAGCATTATCGGAGACGGGctttctttcttggtttcagTCACTCTCCAGGAGACTTTATTAATGCTTTAATTGCATCACAGAGCAAGGACCTAAAGCTTGCCGCTGGAGAAGCTAGCCATAACACAGAAAAGGAACGCTGCTCTGAATTTTATGGTCAACCATGGTGAGATTTTATCATAATCTCGTTGGTTGCGTCTTATTTAATATAGTAAATATGCCTGTGATATTGAATATTTCTCTTACCATAGCTTCTAAGTAGCGCTAACTATGTCCTATTAGAATGTATATAAGataaatgcattttttttggcACATTTAGAAAAGATGCTTCTCACTTCCATGGACCATTCCTTTCAGAAAGTTCCGCTGAATTATTGCTCCCATTTATTCATACTGAACATCCATCTTAGTTTGTACAAGAGAAAATTGTCATAAAATTTTTcctatttaatttttgtttgggtGACTTGTTTAGGGTTGAAGATGCTGTTTTGAAGTATCTAAATCGCAAGTCTGCTGCAATCGATGCTCCTGGTAGCACTTGAGTGAAGGTGATTCATTGAATTCTTAGGCTACCAGACTTCTTCATACATCCTGTCCAGCATCATTTTTCTCGCAATGTGATAGAGAAGTTCCAATCCTCTGCCCGCAGATAATAATTTATCAGcatttttgttctctttaatCTTTATTATTGGGTTTGATTAGACTGTGTTAAAGAATATAATTGGatcttcttttggtttcttaTGCAAGAGATAATCAAAATGTATTTCTATGGTTTTCATTCATCGTATG carries:
- the LOC119983658 gene encoding 60S ribosomal protein L17-2-like isoform X1; this translates as MFQVKYSREPSNPTKSCKARGSDLRVHFKNTRETAHAIRKLALVKAKSYLEDVIVHKQAIPFRRFCRGVGRTAQAKNRHSNGQGRWPMKSAKFILDLLKNAESNAEVKGLDVDALYVAHIQVNQAQKQRRRTYRAHGRINPYMSSPCHIELTLSEKEESVKKEPETQLAPRKVKGQALRSGASS
- the LOC119983658 gene encoding 60S ribosomal protein L17-2-like isoform X2; the protein is MVKYSREPSNPTKSCKARGSDLRVHFKNTRETAHAIRKLALVKAKSYLEDVIVHKQAIPFRRFCRGVGRTAQAKNRHSNGQGRWPMKSAKFILDLLKNAESNAEVKGLDVDALYVAHIQVNQAQKQRRRTYRAHGRINPYMSSPCHIELTLSEKEESVKKEPETQLAPRKVKGQALRSGASS
- the LOC119984032 gene encoding SWI/SNF complex component SNF12 homolog — translated: MSMNNNNPARNVGAPSQFTNLGSLPVNHQAPHLLSQAQAQSQGVSHFPGHFQVPEPRAQALSFNQGHVQAQTQAVHAQYQSQFQAQSQSLSQLQNPNISNVGVPSPSSSLLGTGSAKKSSQRPPSRPAGGSSNANVASPFKTMELTPAALRKKRKFSEKQLPDNVSAILPESVLYTQLLELEARMDAAMTRKKMDIQESLKNPSRVRKTLRIYVFNTFENQGQESLDKKSAEPPSWSLKIVGRILEDEKDPVVSGMVQKPYLKFSSFFKKITVYLDQSLYPDNHVILWESARSSAVHEGFEVKRKGDKEFTAMVRLEMNYKPEKFKLSPALTEALGIEVETRPRIIAAIWHYVKSRRLQNPNDPATFVCDPPLQKVFGEDKIKFAMVSEKISHHLIPPQPIHLEHRIKLSGNCPAGTTCYDVLVDVPFPSQKELSAFLSIMEGQKEINAYDELISQSIKKLNEHYRRRAFFLGFSHSPGDFINALIASQSKDLKLAAGEASHNTEKERCSEFYGQPWVEDAVLKYLNRKSAAIDAPGST